The region ttaatacgattttttggaGTCATGGAGGTTACAGAAAGCATCAGAGGGAAATGAGAGGGGCCACATGGCCTCCACACGGCCTGGTGGCATAGCCAGGGCCTAGGCCCCGCCCCATGGTCATGTGGGGCCCATGAGCATCGCattacgtccattcttccgcctatAAATTCCATATTTCACGAAACCCTcacaagatttttctctcaattttttcgtCGTCGCAAGTTTCTGTTCCGAGAAGATCCAATCTATAGGCCTGTTCTTGCACCCTACCTTAGGATCGTAGGGTCCATAGTAGTAGCAAGATAGCtcactctctctttgatcttcaataccaagTTCCCGGGAGCTGCCTCACATGATCGGGATCAATTCAGTGTAATCGGTGGTGTgttgttgggatatgatgaattaTATCTTTATGATCATATTGTTCATTTAATTCAATTATATATGCTGATGTTTAGTTATTGTATAATTGAATAGCTTTGTATACACTCTGATCTATCTATCTTCTTTGGCCAAGTTTGATGGGTATTTTTTCAGAGGGAGTGGTGCATTATAGTGGGTTCTAATCTTGTAGTGTTCTATATTCCAGTGACACAAAgggacaagacacatattgtattattgccactaAGTATAAAACGATGGTTTCTTATCACATTGCTTGATATTTTACTATCTACACTATCTCATCTTGCTTATTGCAATGCTCTATTTATCATGAATTTAACACTTCAAGATGAATGTTGGATAGCGGTCTTGGGGTGGAGTATTAGTTTAGATGCAATTGGATAAGGGTCTACATATCAAAGATGCCCATATGAGATTATACAATGAAATATCATAGTCATAAATATAGATATTGCGATTTAATTGTTGCCCAACTGTAATTTGTTTACCACACTACTTTGCTATGCTtatgagagatgccactagtgaaaatatgcccctgggtctattctctatTATTGGTATCTTCATTACAATTACTATTATTTGCTGCAATGTTTACCTTTCTAACAACTATCATTATCCCGTGCAATTTAACCTCATAACTAGCAAGACAAGAAGCTTGACAACCTTCTTGACGTGTTAGGGACAAGTTTGTGTTGTGTCTTGTGTGTAGGTGCAAGTGACTTTGTTTGTTGGGAGAACTCCTTCTGATTCGATAACCTTAGTTCtctgctgagggaaatacttagactTGGGGTTACCCAACCACTCTtacgagagagagagcaatggtataTGGAACGTAACATGAATATTATGCCAAGTCAAGTTAGCGAACATGCATGATAGTAATAAATGATGAATCGTGTCCTCCTGATAAACAACATTTTGTGCTACCCTGCCAATTATGTTTTGCAAGATTATCTTTGGTAAGAACTACCTCCCTCTACAAAAATCACATGAAAACTTTGATTTTAGAAGGGAGGTTTTTTTCCAGATATGTTTTATTCGAAAAATAGGCCCATAATTCATGAGACCCACATACATAGACTTGACATGAAGACATCAGTACTAGTCAACCTCCATGGGAACGTATTTGGCGTTTGAGTTAGATTGATCGACAccaacctactaactaaatggatcGACTTAGTCCATATGTCACCAAATAAAGCTCTGCGAAATTGAATATTCAATGGGTCAATCCTGTAAACAAACGCCGATGGGGCATCTAAATGCAATATTGAAAGGGTCGGGTATTGAAGAGCTAATGGAGTGACACCCAACCAGCTATCTTCCTAGGAACTTGTCGATTGGCCATCACTAACTTAAAGAAACCACACATAAGAAAGGAAGACTTGATCTTCATCAAGCCCTTCCAAAACGGCGAGTTAATAGGCTTTGCATCGGCTTGGAATAGCATTTTGAATACAGGTGCTTGTTATGCAACAACTCTTGCCAAGCACCTTCCTCGTTAACCAACTTATGCAACCATTTGCCGAGTAAGCATTTGTTTTTTATTTCAAGGTTTTTAACGTGCAACCCTCACTGATCCTTGGGCCTACGTAGGAGGTCTCATTTAGCAAGTCTGTACTTGTCCTCGTATTGCTAGAAGAACCTAGACCTATAAACGTCCAGCCTTTTTAACACCCTTTCGAATGGCTAATTAGTCAAATAAGACGTGACGTAGGTTGAATATGGAGCCAAAGTGTATGTGGTGACCTTCGATGTCCATAGATGTGACTTTTATGACGGTTTTTGGTACTCGTAAGTCCAATGATCAAAGTGAAATTTGATGACGAGTTCAGTAACCTCCAATCTTTGAAACTTTAGGAGTATGTGACTGCACATACGTTCTAATTTAATGCCTGTGGGGTGTATTGTAAAACTCTAATCTCTATTCTCTCCTTATTTAATAgacgaggcaaatcttttgcctccatttCGGAAAAAAAAATGCGCAATCCAGTTCTTTTGGGaggcttaaaaaataagctgccACTCCCCGGCTTAAAAGATAAGCCGCTCCCAAAATTCGTTGAGGCTACtaaattagtaatcccataactagttCAGAAGCTCCAATGGATGAGGGAGACGACTTATCGGAAAATCTGAAGAGgaggcggcttattttttaagccgtaaAAAGAACTGGctaactaaaaacagaaaagagaacCCTTAAAAAAACAGGGGGGAAAGGAGTTTGTTTGTGCAAAGTAGAGAGCAAAAAGGTGAGCAACAGCCAAGAGACGGTGCAGAATGGCAGTGCCCAGTGGTACTGGTATGGATCCCAGCTAGCATCACCATCCAGCTAACAGCAACTTTGTTTTGGTGAGCTCGGTTTCAAAAATAGCCCCACAGGTCATGTGGGAGCTAGCCGAATCCACACAAGAATCGCAATCCCCACCTCCTCCTGAGAGCTGATAGATACCGCTCCCTGTCCATGTCTCCTCTCCAGGTCCAGGACAGGATTAATCAATGAATCAGCTGCAGGCCTGCGCCTGATTTCCCAATTATACTAGTACTATTAGCGGCAACCGTTTGGTTTGGGGCCTCTTCCCTCCCTCCGAAGCTAGCTTAGCTTAAACAGAAGAGGACGGCTTGCCATTTGTTGCTCTCTGTGTCTCTGGGCTTGGAGCTTTctttcttcttccagcgctagctGCTCTTGCCTTGATTTGCTTTGCTTTGCTTTGCTGGGGGAGAGAAGATCGAGCAAGAACCCACGACTCCTCAGGTCAGTGGAACCTTTCTTTCTTTCTCGCCTTCCGGTTCCTGAGAGTCgtgttcttgttcttgttctcTTACGCTTAATCTCTGGCCATCCGTAGCCTTATTATCACTCTAGGTTAGTTACTTACCAATGCGGTTCTGCTTGGCTCTCGCAGGTTGCGATTTCTCGACGGACgagcaataaaataaaataaaaaactggTGACCCGAGTAGGGTTTATCCGCTCCAAATTGCGGCGACGGAGGGTCGTCCAGGGGAGAGATGAAATCTTCCGCGAATTTCCTGTCGATCCTGGTGCTGCTGGTGTTCCTGGCCGCGGGGAATGCGCGAGCGCAGCCCCAGCCGATCCTCATCAACTGCGGCTCGGATTCCACCACCAGCGTCGATGCCAGGACATGGATTGGGGATTCTTCCCCTTCCAACAACTTCACGCTCAGCTTCCCGGGAGCCATCGCCTCGGCGGCTCCGGCTCCGGGAGTTGATGGAGAACAGGACCCGTACGGAGATTTGTACAAGACCGCCCGTGTCTTCAACGCCTCCTCCAGCTACAGGCTCGCCGTCGCCCCCGGGAGCTACTTCCTCCGCCTCCATTTCAGCCAGCAGTTCGCCAATCTCGGCGCCCAGGAGCCCATCTTCAATGTCGCGGCAAATGGCCTGAGGCTGCTCTCCAAGTTCAGTGTCCACGGAGAGATTTCTTGGAGGGATTCCCAGATCAATTCAACTAGCAGCGTCATCGTCAAGGAGTACCTTCTCAATGTCACTTCTGGTAAACTGGGCATTGAGTTCACCCCCGATGAAGGATCCTTCGCCTTCATCAATGCCATGGAGGTTCTACCTGTGTCTGGCACCTCAATTTTTGATTCAGTCAACAAGGTGGACGGTCATGGGTTGAAAGGCCCTTTTAGCCTCGACGGCGGCGGGATCGAGACCATGTACAGGCTGTGTGTGGGATGCATCGATGTACTGGCGAGGAAAGAGGATCCAGAATTGTGGAGGAGGTGGGATAAAGATGAGCATTTCATATTCTCTCTCAACGCCGCGAGttccatcttcaactcttccaacaTAAGTTATGTGTCTGCTGATGATCCCACAGTAGCCCCTTTGAGGCTCTATCAGAGTGCAAGGGTGCCAACAGAGAGTTCGGTCTTGGGAAAGAAGTTCAATGTCTCATGGAGCTTTAACATTGACCCTGGCTTTGATTACTTGGTCCGGCTGCATTTCTGCgagctgcagtatgacaaggctgaGCAACGCAAGTTCAAGATTTACATAAACAACAAGACCGCTGCAGAGGGCTATGATGTGTTTGCCAGAGCTGGAGGGAAGAACAAGGCCTTTTATGAAGACTTCCTTGATGCTGCCTCACCGCAGATGGACACTCTTTGGGTTCAGCTGGGGTCTGAGTCTTCAGCAGGTTCCGCGGCTGCTGATGCTCTTCTGAATGGCATGGAGATCTTTAAGGTCAGCCGGGAAGGAAATCTTGCCCATCCAACCGTCAGGATTGGAGGCATCAGTGGCGGCGCAAGGAAACCAAAACGGAGCCCCAAGTGGGTGCTAATTGGTGCTGCTTCCGGTCTGATAATTTTTATCGCAATTGCTGGTGCTCTTTATTTCTGTTTCAATCTGCAAAGGAAGAAAAATAGTTCGGCCAACAAAGCCAAGGACAATCTCCATGGTGTTACACATACCCGTTCTCCAACTCTTCGCACGGCTGGGGCATTTGGGAGCAAAAGGATGGGCAGGCGGTTCACCATTGCAGAAATCAGAACAGCCACCGTGAACTTTGATGAGTCCTTGGTGATTGGGGTTGGAGGCTTTGGCAAGGTCTACAGGGGTATAATGGAGGATGGCACTCGGGTGGCAATTAAGAGGGGTTATACAGATTCTCACCAGGGTCAGGGTGTGAAGGAATTCGAAACTGAGATCGAGATGCTCTCAAGGTTGCGGCACCGGCACCTTGTGCCCTTGATTGGCTATTGTGATGAGCAAAACGAGATGGTCTTAGTTTATGAGCACATGGCAAATGGCACATTAAGGAGCCATCTTTATGGAAGTGACCTTCCTGCTCTTACATGGAAGCAAAGGCTCGAAATATGTATCGGCGCAGCACGAGGGCTTCACTACCTTCACACTGGGCTTGACAGGGGTATAATCCACAGGGATGTCAAGACTACCAACATTTTGTTGGACGACAACCTTGTTGCCAAGATGGCAGATTTTGGCATCTCAAAAGATGGTCCAGCTTTAGATCATACTCATGTTAGTACTGCTGTCAAAGGGAGTTTTGGTTACCTCGATCCAGAGTACTATAGGAGACAGCAGTTAACGCCAAGTTCAGATGTGTACTCTTTTGGTGTCGTGCTGTTTGAAGTGCTGTGTGCTCGACCAGTCATAAATCCAACCCTGCCAAGAGACCAAATAAACCTTGCTGACTGGGCTCTCAACAGGCAAAGGCACAGGTTACTTGAGACCATAATCGACCTTCGATTGGATGGAAATTACACACTGGAGTCCATCAAGATATTCAGCGAGATAGCAGAAAAATGCCTCGCAGATGAGGGGGTGAACCGGCCTTCGATGGGCGAAGTCCTCTGGCACCTAGAGAGTGCTTTGCAGTTGGAACAAGGTCATCCGCAAAGCACAAATGGTGATGGTTGCTCAGACCCTCAACTGAAGCCTTCTGATGTACCTACCCGTGTGGCGTGCATCAAAGAAGTTGAGCAATCCACTCGTCCAGGCTCCCACGATTCAGATGGGCAAGTTGTTGATGTCAAGATTGAGGTGCCATGATACAGAAGGGCTTTGGAAGTTTCAAGCAAAATGAATAGGGCGGGTGTCCAGCTAACAACATGCTTAGGTGCATGTCACTTGTAGTACTGTAACGCCATATGTTGAGGTCCCTACAATATACTGAAATTCTTTTGGTAAGAGCAAAAATATTTCTGTTTTGCTAGTGCAAAAAATGGTTTATGATGTCAATTTGATTGATTCTTCGTAACACGCTGGAACCAAATGCTATGCAGAGCATTAGCGGAGACGTGCTAAGAGAAAACAAATTGAACAATTTCCTCATGAGCTGTCCCATATTTCAGTTGTGTCATGTTCAGCTATTTTATTCAAGTCAGGCTCTGTGCACTCATATATCCACTGCCTTGTTAGTTGAAGGTGTAGCATTTTGCTGATTATTTAGTCTTGATTACATCAATTGCACAACATATAAGACCATTATTTGCATATCGGAAACTTATCGCTTTTGGTAATTAAGTATAGGGATATAGGTGTCCGAAAATCTACCCTAGATGATGTAAATCCTTGCATGGTACATAATCTGGTTTCCGATACCAGGCTTCAAGAAGCCAAAGCACTAGTATTGTAAACAAGCAGAGCACCACCCAGCAGAATTCCAGCAAGAGTAGCCACCCAGAGCAACAACCATGTCTTTCCTGCATAAACCAAGGCATGAATGTTATTTATTTCCCAAAGAAAAGAGGCAACTGAAACGCCTATTTATTTAAATGTAGCGGCGAGAGCTTTAAGATCATTGTTTCCGGATAGTTGTGTGTGCTTACCTCCCGCATAGTAGTCACCACTTGGAGACCATTCTTCTGGGTTATATATTGGGCTACATTAAAGACATCGCAAATATCATATATGCAATGAAAACTGAGGGCAGTAGATGAATTCTGAATGCTATTATTTTCACTGGCATCTTCTTGAACATTTTTATCATCTAAACAGTACAGCCTgcttatatatatattatatatttatttatttatttttatattggGGTGAATGTTCTACCTGCCCCATCAACATTTGCTCCATACTTGCTGGCAAACTGGTAGACGCCCTTCCCCTGATAAAAATGTGCAATATTAAGTGACGAATAATGATACTTATTACTAAGAAAACACATTTCTTCAGCCTGAAAACTAACCTTGGCTAGCCTTCCAGATGCATCAACACCATCTTTCAGTTCCAATCCTCCCCCGGGCCCTAGATGTTAAGAAAGCACAATTTCATAGCTTTTGTAGGATATACTGAGCTACATTGATAAACAAAAAAAATGCTATCCAATAGGCCAGTAATAGTTCCTTTTTATTCCTAGAAATTCCGTATGACAGAAGGTGGATTTTATAGCATGTACTGACCGAAAGGCTGAGAAGTCTGAACTTTCTTTGCCTTTTTGGACATTACTCTGAAAGATGATGATCGTGCTGAAGGCTGGATGCGCTGGAGCTGCGACTGCCCAGAAAATGGCGATGGAGATGATTTCAGAGCCATAGAAGCCATGATCGAGGTCGCCATGCGAATGACAGTAAGCTCTCGCTCTTCCTTTTTTGCTGCTAGTCTAATTTGCTTCGCTAAATCATGTGCAATACTTGCCTTAAATACAAGAAAACAGGTTGGATGTAGCAGCAAGTGATTAAGCTTAGTTTGACAAGTGTCAGTTGTTGTCTGGTGCCAATAGGCTAATGGATTACTACCATGTGACCAATCGTTGTTCTTCACATGACCAACTGAAGATGATAGATTTTGAAGGAAACATCTAGGTCGTGACCGTATAGTCCTGAGAGTTCTGCTTCCATCTTCCCTGACAGAGATATGCATTTTGTTTGTTTGTGAATAATTTCATGGCAGTTCGAGTTTCAGATAACCTAGCTGCAACTGAGACATCATAATCCAAATATTTTTCTTACTATGTAGAAGAAGATTATCCGTTGCATCTTTTTACGGTTCTCTCGGGCTAGACTGTTCCATCAGAATGAGGCCTTTATGATGCAACGTCGTGAATTTATGATGACATTTTATTTTCCCCATAGTTTTGTTCGAGTATTCCTGCATGTTGTATGACA is a window of Triticum dicoccoides isolate Atlit2015 ecotype Zavitan chromosome 2B, WEW_v2.0, whole genome shotgun sequence DNA encoding:
- the LOC119363824 gene encoding probable receptor-like protein kinase At1g30570, coding for MKSSANFLSILVLLVFLAAGNARAQPQPILINCGSDSTTSVDARTWIGDSSPSNNFTLSFPGAIASAAPAPGVDGEQDPYGDLYKTARVFNASSSYRLAVAPGSYFLRLHFSQQFANLGAQEPIFNVAANGLRLLSKFSVHGEISWRDSQINSTSSVIVKEYLLNVTSGKLGIEFTPDEGSFAFINAMEVLPVSGTSIFDSVNKVDGHGLKGPFSLDGGGIETMYRLCVGCIDVLARKEDPELWRRWDKDEHFIFSLNAASSIFNSSNISYVSADDPTVAPLRLYQSARVPTESSVLGKKFNVSWSFNIDPGFDYLVRLHFCELQYDKAEQRKFKIYINNKTAAEGYDVFARAGGKNKAFYEDFLDAASPQMDTLWVQLGSESSAGSAAADALLNGMEIFKVSREGNLAHPTVRIGGISGGARKPKRSPKWVLIGAASGLIIFIAIAGALYFCFNLQRKKNSSANKAKDNLHGVTHTRSPTLRTAGAFGSKRMGRRFTIAEIRTATVNFDESLVIGVGGFGKVYRGIMEDGTRVAIKRGYTDSHQGQGVKEFETEIEMLSRLRHRHLVPLIGYCDEQNEMVLVYEHMANGTLRSHLYGSDLPALTWKQRLEICIGAARGLHYLHTGLDRGIIHRDVKTTNILLDDNLVAKMADFGISKDGPALDHTHVSTAVKGSFGYLDPEYYRRQQLTPSSDVYSFGVVLFEVLCARPVINPTLPRDQINLADWALNRQRHRLLETIIDLRLDGNYTLESIKIFSEIAEKCLADEGVNRPSMGEVLWHLESALQLEQGHPQSTNGDGCSDPQLKPSDVPTRVACIKEVEQSTRPGSHDSDGQVVDVKIEVP
- the LOC119363825 gene encoding photosystem II 10 kDa polypeptide, chloroplastic-like, translating into MATSIMASMALKSSPSPFSGQSQLQRIQPSARSSSFRVMSKKAKKVQTSQPFGPGGGLELKDGVDASGRLAKGKGVYQFASKYGANVDGAAQYITQKNGLQVVTTMREERHGCCSGWLLLLEFCWVVLCLFTILVLWLLEAWYRKPDYVPCKDLHHLG